Proteins encoded together in one Camelina sativa cultivar DH55 chromosome 9, Cs, whole genome shotgun sequence window:
- the LOC104710349 gene encoding myb family transcription factor EFM-like, which yields MTKNLSNMKNHNHKRERCSEYIEALEEERRKINVFQRELPLCLELVTQAIEAYKREISGTTTENLYGQSECSEQTTGECGRVLDLFIPIRHSSTSVEEVDDKDDDEHESHETNIDFNDKNMKSDWLKSVQLWNQSDAVVSNNRQDCLQNKPETLVKVLKRNDGEEGKNNNIKLSVTSSSGGGSDGRGQRKNRRCWSQELHRRFLNTLKQLGGPHVATPKQIRELMKVDGLTNDEVKSHLQKYRLHARRPSQTTPNNGNSQNQHFVVVGGIWVPQTNQSTANAVASVETTTGIYGPMVSPLPSEWPSHSNFSSRISEDRSRCSNKGILRCSSPAMSSSTRTKTKDAKIS from the exons ATGACTAAGAACTTAAGCAATATGAAGAATCACAACCACAAACGTGAAAGATGTAGTGAGTACATCGAAGCTCTTGAAGAAGAACGTCGCAAGATCAATGTATTCCAACGCGAGCTTCCACTTTGCTTAGAGCTCGTCACTCAAG CGATTGAGGCGTATAAGAGGGAGATATCGGGGACGACGACGGAGAACTTGTACGGACAATCGGAGTGCTCAGAGCAGACCACTGGAGAGTGTGGGCGTGTCTTGGATCTCTTCATACCTATCAGACACTCTTCGACCTCCGTAGAAGAGGTTGAtgacaaagatgatgatgaacacgAATCTCATGAAACCAACATAGATTTCAATGACAAGAACATGAAATCTGACTGGCTCAAGTCTGTTCAGCTTTGGAACCAATCCGACGCTGTTGTTTCTAATAATAGACAG GATTGCTTACAAAACAAGCCGGAAACGCTGGtgaaagttttaaaaagaaacgaTGGAGAAGAGGggaaaaacaacaacatcaaattaTCGGTGACTAGTAGTAGTGGCGGTGGTAGTGACGGAAGAGGGCAGAGAAAGAATAGGCGATGTTGGTCGCAGGAGTTGCACAGACGTTTCTTGAACACTCTTAAACAACTTGGTGGTCCTCATG TTGCTACGCCGAAACAAATAAGAGAGCTGATGAAGGTTGATGGGTTAACCAATGATGAAGTCAAGAGTCATTTACAG AAATATAGGCTGCATGCAAGACGGCCTAGCCAAACAACACCTAACAACGGAAACTCTCAAAACCAACATTTCGTGGTCGTCGGTGGAATATGGGTACCGCAAACTAACCAGTCCACGGCCAACGCCGTCGCATCGGTTGAGACCACCACCGGGATTTACGGGCCTATGGTCAGTCCGTTGCCGTCGGAGTGGCCGAGCCATTCCAATTTTAGTAGCAGGATTTCGGAAGATAGATCAAGGTGCTCTAACAAAGGAATTCTTCGGTGTAGCTCACCAGCGATGTCTTCTTCTACTCGTACAAAGACGAAAGAtgcaaaaatatcataa